The following nucleotide sequence is from Brassica napus cultivar Da-Ae unplaced genomic scaffold, Da-Ae ScsIHWf_2634;HRSCAF=3386, whole genome shotgun sequence.
TAGAAGACACCCGATTTCTTCTGCAGGAGTTAGCATAGACTCAtatgttaaagaaaaaaactgatgatattttatttttcaatgtgctttaacatATAAAGCATGGTAGAAGATGcaaatgaaaacatattttcaCTAAGAAGCTCAAACATGAATTAGCATAGactcatattaaaaaataaaattaaaaaactgaTAATATAATGTCTCTTTATTGGTTTCAATGTGCTTAAACATATAAAGCATGTTAGAAGATGCAAATGCAAAACATATTTGCActaattattaataactaaCAGCCTCGTTTGGCACACATTAGTAACACTAGGGTGACTCGACAGATCTTACCTTGCCTCCTTTAGGAAACGGTTTGTTTTTTCCAGTACAGGTATGAGCATCACAGAACTGTCTTAAGAAGTGTTCTtcaatcacagaaaaaaaaatcaaaaccaaagagGATAATTTAGGCACACTTGATTTGAGAGTCATGTAGTAATTTAATTAGTAAGGAGAGTCATACCATGAAGACGGCTAGCAGCAGGACCTTGACTCACTGGGAAACAAGTATTCGCAAGACTCTGAACAAACAAATAAACACACTCAAAGTAAGCTTTTCTCCTTGgagaaaattactaaaatagaaGCAATAAAGAAGGTAATAACCTCGCAGAGATGACGGTTTTTAGCAGCAGCAGCAGGGTTACACTTACTCTTCCCCTTCTTGGAACTCATCAACACAAAGTCACAATGCAAAGCACCACACAGATCCGCCAAACACTTTGTACCAGtctaaaaacaatcaattaagTTATAATCAGCTCAGAGCATTCAAAACAGAGAGCATAGACCACCACCGCATACCGTATTCAGAAGGTTATAGTGTCTAGTGTCGAAGTGCTGGTCAAGAAACTTCTCCTCGTTGAAACTCTTCCTGCAGTAACCGCATTTCCACTCGTATATATCCACGTGGACCTTGTGCTGTTCTTGGTCTCTGTAGAGGTCGTTGTCGGGATGGAGCCTGCACTTGTTTGGGATCTGGTATCTTTCCCTTTCAACAAACGGCGTCAAGTACTGTAAAGAAGAAACACTAAATCTTCACAAACGGCGTCAAATAAGATAGTAACAAGAGAAGAATCTCTAACTTACATCTTGTATAATCTGCCAAGCTGCTCTACTTCTATGTCGGGAACAGTGTATCTCTGGAGCATTACCTTCTCTAAGTTCCACGACAAGAGAGAATCAGTACAAAACAGAAGCTTAAGAGCTAAATCTAAAACTGGAACTAATCTACACAAAGGCTTATCACACTACAACTAGTAAACAACAAATCTTCAGTTTATGTTTTTGTCTGTATAGAGACAAAGAGTTAAAATCAATGTATCTCTGTAGCATTACCTTCTTCCTTACCAGATCTAAGTTAGTTCCACGACAAGAaagaatcaaaaacaaaacagaatcTTAAGAGCTATAAAGTTAATCTAAAACTGGAAATAATCTACACAAAGGCTTATCACTACAATTAGTCAACAACAAATCTTcagtttatgttttgtttttgtttttgtctgtATAGAGACAATGAGTTAGAATCTAAGTTCAACGACAAGGAAGAATCAATACAAAACAGAAGGTTAAGGCTTATCACTAAAACTAGTCAACATCAAAAGTTCCAGTTATGTTTTGTCTGTAGAGAGACAAGGAGTTGCCGGAGCTTTACCTGGTAGATTCAGATTCTCCCAACACCTACAGAGAGAAGATTCACTGGATTATAGATCAGAAAATTGCAAAATCAGATGAACGGTGGTGGAACACGTGAGCTTCGTTCGTTACAGTAcctgagagagaagaagaagaggaaagagtaagaggaggaggaggggaaTCACGGGACTGACTCCTTTAGTCTTCCCATCGAAGAGAAGAGACGCAAGTGACGACGACGACGAAAGCTTCCTTACGAGAGATCTTCATTGCTATTTGTTGTTTCGGTATATAATTCTGTGGCCCAATGGGCTTTAACTAATTCAAACGATGTTGgctgtttttttgttgttgtctctCTCAATTTTctacatgttttttgtttttttgttgtctctctcaattttctacatttttaaataacttggttcattaaaaaaaaaatttcttaagttttatttaaaatcataaatataccGTTTTAATAAAGAGTTGAAAAAGCGGTGTTTGCATCTGACTGCTCTCAACTAGTGAAGATGGTGTATACACCAACAGAATGGCCGACGTTCACTACAGTTCTACGAGGTAAGGAATTTTTTCATCCCTTCACTATTCAGCATATTCCGAGAGCACAAAATACAATGGCGGACAAGCTGGTACGGGGTGCTAGAAATCAGCCTGCtgctatggtttatgttgattTGATTCTTCCAAAGTGGCTCTTAGATCAGGAATCTATTTAGTTTCGTTATAGCCTTTTGccgtaaaaaaaatagagttgaAAAAGCTACAAcccattttaaaataaaccatttTAGTTATAACCTTTAAACTAGAAccaaaaatcattatttgtgtttaaaaaattttaatactGTAAAAAATCAACCATTAACATAATTAgcgaaattaaataattatctattaacaagctaaaatagttaaaatcaGAGTTTTTTCTTATCAAATCTGAAAGTGGAGAATTAGAATGgttaatttctttttatgattttatcaatttgtacttttttaaaaaaattttaaaaaaatttcttttcagTTGGGGGAAATACGCGGGAAATGAGTTTGATTTGGTTAAAGCTGTTGTCAACGACCAACGACGTGTTTCCCTCTAAATGTTTttctcgtctctctctctctctctctctctctcttgcctATATTACAACTtcattctcttctctctcctcccacctctctctttctctgtctCTACATCTTGATATTGAAAGAAACAATGGCTACGGTAAGAACAAACACACACACCTCATCTcttttgatcatcatcatcatcttcatctctctctgtTTGATTTGGTGCAGGAGAACAAAGGAAGGCCATTGCCGAAGTTTGGTGAATGGGACGTGAACAATCCTGCATCGGCAGAAGGATTCACTGTCATTTTCAGCAAAGCTAGCGACGAGAAGAAGACCAAGAAAGCATCTGGTGCAGTCCCTAATAGTCAGAGAAATCAAAACTCCGATCAAAACAACCACCATGATTCTCAAATTCAAAACCTAAGGTAGTTTTACTTTTCTTTCTCATCACATTCAACTTCTTAGTGTACGTTCGTTCCTGAATAGCACAGATTGCTAACCTGATCTTATGTTCTCTGAGCAGAAGAAATGGCTTTGCTTCCGTTGATTCCTGCCTTCTTCTGAAGAATCCGAGGATCATGAAGCTGAACAAGTTAGCAGAAGATACACACAACACAGCTTTCTTCCTCTGCTgatattatacatttttgtttcttaatttattttgcCACATTTTGGCCACAATGGATATAAGATTTGTCTCCTGGCTCCTCCTAAGAACTTGTTTTTGATGGAAATATAATTGAGGACAACAGTCCTTTTCAGACATAATTAATGCTATTGTTTCCTATCAATGTAACAAGACTATATAAATGGTTTCTCAATAGCCTTCCAATAGCTTTAAACTCCTCTACCCCATAACAAATTAACATTCAAGTTCACCTATATGTTGTGAGCTTCGAAAGATTGATGACACCACCTGAAGAATCTGCAGTAAAAGGATGCTGGAAACAAGTGAGTGGAAACTACACCAGACAATAACAGCAGGTAACATGTGTCTGAACATTCATTTAACAATGGTAAACCGGTTTTAACCGTATTATTTAATGATCCGATTTACATTTACTGTCGTTActgaaatctttttttctttttaatggtGGGAAaactaaatttcaaattttgagcAATTTGTATTGTAATAATTAGGGTTAATCCGCAAGAGGCGACGCATCTCTCTCGATTAGATCCGATTCACCTTCAAACCGAAGCTCCGATCAATGTCGAGAGAGAGGATCAAACGTGAGTTCATATGCTTTGAACTAGACCACTGCCCTGGTCTGTTCACTTTGCTTCTTTTCTTGTTATTACATATCTATCTATTCATATAGGCTCTTCTTTAAGATCATCTTTTAGTTTTGTGATTGTGATTTCTTATCAGAACAATTAATCTTCAGGTGAGTTGTTGGGGGCAGAcctgctcttttttttttttgttgacacACTAGTTAAAGCTAAGGCACCTTGCATTGATGAAACTCTTGGTTAGTCTTTTGTCCATGTATATTAGTCACAACACATCAATTTACTTACTGATGAGTTTGCGTCAGATCGTATCAGGTGTATCTTCAAGTTGTTTCCTAGGGTTCCTGTTCCACCTCATTTGGTAGATGTCAGTGACGATGAAGATGTCTAAAACCTTCAAGAATCTCTTGGGGAAGCTTAGATCACAGGCTGAAAACTTGACTTCCTTCTTGAGAGCTGACATAAAGTAAAACCCAAAACACTTAGTCTTGAGTTCTCTCTTTTGTGTTTAGAGTAATCTTCTGGAAACGTTAGTTACCTTCTCTTAGATCTTAGTCTTCTTTTTAGTCTTTTTGTTGTTACCTAAAGAACTATGATGGCCGATCCAGGTTGTAGAGGGATGCATTGCCTCTTTTCAATATATTAAAGAGTGAAATTCAAGTCTTGCTTAGAGAGAGACCGCTGCTTAACGAGGTACATATACAAGATTGGTCTCTATGTGTCTTGATTGTTGTTACTGAGTAAATACTCTGTGATATTGTGAAGTTGCTGGACGAGATTGCTGAGAGATTTTACGGGAGTGCAGCGTAGGAATCCTATGCAAGGAATGTTGGAGATATCTTCAAGGTAAATATATAGATGATCTGCACTTATCTCATGTTTTTGAAGTGGCAATGCTTGAACCATTGAAATTCTCTCTTCTCTGTGTAGATGAGGGTTAAGGAAGGAGACAGAAGAGTCAAGAATACTCGTTTCTTCTTCCcccattttgattttttttcttttttgtatttGGCAATGGTCTAATAATGGATAGTTCTGGAGGATTCTCCAGGttatgtaatttgttttttcttattttcaagtGGGTaagagttttgtttttcttctttaatatATCTTCATGATAACTGAAAAAGAAAAGCTTCATGATAACCTAAAAGCTATTAGGGTCACTCCGGCTAACCTAAACCGTAGcttttctaaacaaaaagaaaccaaaCCAATAATGGGTTCAAAGTCTTAACACAACAGCAAAGTTACCTTTGACAAGACCAAGTGATTTGAACCTCTCATGGAGAAGCCAAGGACATAGACCTTGGATCATAGTCCTAACCCATCATAAGCTCTTCTACATCAAATGCTATGCATCTTGGTACTATATGTGTCCTTTGCTATGTTGCACGTACGGATGAATCTCTTAGCGCAGAAAAATAAACATACTGGCTACTTGTTTATTCCAAAGCAAGTATTGTTGATCTGAACAATGAACTGCATATATTTCAATAATTGTCATTATATGTTTTGCTTTCAAATTGGCTGTGTAAAGACATCCAAGTGAGCATATTTAACTAAGAATGCTAGAAATTTTTAATCATcaattattttttggttatttttttttcggTTTCAGATCACTTCAagtttttaaacaataaattaatattttgatgtaAAAGCCACATACATACAAGTGGTCGAACTTCTTTgttgattttttgtttgttttaattcttatgctatgtaattttttgttagtATTTAGTACTATAGTTATGACTTATGAAAAGCGCACTTAAAGACGTTAAGAACAACATGTTAATATTGatgatgtttatttatttatttttaacatgcATGATTGGCTTTGTTTATACGGTAGGAAAATCGATGAAAATGAGTCTATATCAAGAAGGGACTTAGGGTACTTCTTGTGTGAGACGGTGATGGTGTGTCGGTCTTTGGTGGGAGCCATGTGTGGGTTGATCATTGCTCGCTCTCGAATTGTAACTATAGATTGATTGATGCGATCCGTGGATCAACGGCTATAACGATCTCTAATAATTATTTGACGCATCACAATAAGGCCTCGTCCAACAAATGCCAAGGTATTCATATGATTTAGTTTAattattcatataaatatattgtttttagtgAACCTATAATTGTGGATATATGTAGCACAAACTAAAAAGGTCAAGCATGTTGTCGGTGGCAtttctctcaaaaaaaaagcaaagctAAAACATAACAACTTGCATTAAACTCTGATTCGTCGTTCTTCCCAACATATAAAATGGATCAACAGAATAATATGATGTCTAAACATTGGGTTAGTTGAGTTAACATTATGCTAATATTTTAGTATTAGGTGTAGTTCTTCCCAGAGAGTTAAAATTGTTCTATGAGTCGAgcatataaatttgtttttatagagTAACTAATGAAATTTATGTTAATAATCTATGTATATATAGGTCGGCATGGATATTTCCATGTGGTGAACAATGACTATACACATTGGAACTATACACATTGGTCCAATAGAAATGTATGCAATTGGAGGAAGTGCTAATCTTACTATCAACTCTCAAGGCAACCGTTTTCTTGCTCCTGGTGGCTCTTTAAACAAAGATGTACTCCAATTTTAACATTTCTATTCAACTTTAAATACAATATCAATGTGatttgatttcattaaaaaagatattatgataaACTTATGTTAGGGGTGGGGGGAGTAGGTAAAAAAAGGATGAGGATGCGCCTGAAAGCGAATAGAGTCACTGGATTGGAGATCCAAAGGAGATCTAATGTTTATGGTGCACACACTTTCTGGCGCAGGGCCAACGAAATCGTCAAGCTATTCTAAAGCCTCTACCCCTAGCTGCTAGACCGTCCTCTCGCGTTGGTGATATAACTATAGCATTGGGTGCACTCAGCTGCAAAAAGGGTTCCCATGCTGATCATAGCCCTACCAGtctgtatgtgtgtgtgtataatatataatatgatgaaaCCAGCACTTGAAAGCTAGTTATGTAATAATCTTGATGGAAAAGTGAGCCAATTTTATGTTTAGACGCATTATGTTTAGTTGCATGATAGTTAATAAAACGACTTACTAATTAAATAATCTTACGAACAAGTTGTTTGTAGTACATCTTTCACATATATAACTGTTACACATTTCTCAATATATTATACATATCCAATAAAGCCATGGCCATTAAGGGAGTTATCAACAGTCTGAACCGACTTAGTTACGTATGTATGAAACAATATAACAGAATAATAGAAAATGGATTCGGGGGGAACTGTTAATTAAATATAGCTCTTTGGTAACAAAAATACTGATCATAACAGTTTATGTTCCGTTAATAGGTTTTTAAGATGTATACATAAGCAATGTTAATCCCATTCCATCATCTCAATCAAATATTGAATTGAGAGGAAAAGAAAGTAGCATTTTGAAATGAGTACTATACTTTTTCAAACCGTACAGTATTAGTCTCGATTATATCGAGTTCTGTAGCTCAAGCGGAAATATTCCAGCGGTTAGCATTTGGAGATTCAATACTCGATACCGGCAAACAACAATGACCTTAGCACTTTAACTAAAGTCAATTTCTATCCATGGAAGAGATTTTGTAACTCGACAAGCCACTGGAAGATTTGGCAATGGAAGAATTCCTACAGATAT
It contains:
- the LOC106405358 gene encoding uncharacterized protein LOC106405358, whose amino-acid sequence is MLNSEGMKKFLTSSLVRKLSSSSSLASLLFDGKTKGVSPVIPLLLLLLFPLLLLSQVLGESESTREGNAPEIHCSRHRSRAAWQIIQDYLTPFVERERYQIPNKCRLHPDNDLYRDQEQHKVHVDIYEWKCGYCRKSFNEEKFLDQHFDTRHYNLLNTTGTKCLADLCGALHCDFVLMSSKKGKSKCNPAAAAKNRHLCESLANTCFPVSQGPAASRLHEHFLRQFCDAHTCTGKNKPFPKGGKKKSGVFYLAISILTLMLLPLFYLLVFLHQREKRTGTQVLRRIVKTGKKTKPS